DNA sequence from the Aphelocoma coerulescens isolate FSJ_1873_10779 chromosome 27, UR_Acoe_1.0, whole genome shotgun sequence genome:
TGGCTCTGGGGACTCCGTCTTCAGCAGCACCTTCCCCCTGGAGCCTGAGGAGCCCGAAGCTGACCAGCACCAGCACTTTACCTACCGGCACACCAGCTACTCCTCAGCCACCTGTGCGTAGGCACCAAGGGAGAAACGGCcgggtgggcagcaggggaccTGGGGTGGGAGGTGGGTGGGGGGTCCGtcaccttctcccagccccacagccctttCCCAGGTGCCCAGCCAGGGAAGGGACTTGCTTCGGTTCATGCCAGCGCTCCTCCGCAGCCGACTGTGAGACGGATGGGTACCTGAGCTCCTCCGGCTTCCTGGACTCCCCGGACCTGGCCCCTCGCAGCTTTGTGGCAGTGGACCCCACCAGCCCACGGCCCACCCGGCCTGTGCGCTGCTTCCCCACGGTGAGCAGGGccccgcgggcgggcgggcggggggtcAGGGCAGCTGCGGCACCGGCTCACCCCGtcccctccctgcagagcaTCGCCGTGCAGCTGCCCACGGAGCGCCTGCCCCCCGCCAGCGGCTTCTCCTCCTCAGTGGACAGGTGAGGCTGGGGGGTCGGGCGGGGGCTGGACAGGGTGCGTGGTTCTTGGGAATGGCCATGCTGATGCTCCGGAGCTGGGGCTTCCTGCAGCTACACCTCAGATGTGGCATCGGGCATGAGTGATGGCTGTGAGGGGCTCTCGGCCAGCGAGCAGAGCTCCAAGCTGCCACCCAAGCGAGCCTCGGGGAAGCTGCTGCGGCGCCGAGCCCGCTCCAGGCTGCGCATCACCAACGTGAGTGCCACAGATGCCAGGCGGGTGCCAGGCGGGTGCCAGGCGGGTTCTCCTGGgctgagccagccctgctgcccacagatcTCCGACAAGAGCGACCGAGTGGTGGAGTGCCAGCTGCAGACCTACAACAACAAGATGGTGACCTTCAAGTTCGACCTGGATGGAGACAACCCGGAGGAAATTGCAGCCGCCATGGTGAGAGCAGGGTGAGGGTGAAGGTGGGGTCTGCCTGGCCATGCTGGGTGCTGACCGGCCCCTCCACCCTCAGGTCCACAATGAGTTCATCCTCAAGTCGGAGCGGGACAGCTTCATCAGCCGCATCCGGGACATCATCCACCGCGTGGAGACCCTGCTTCGCAAGGATGGGCGCAGCAGCACCGAGCTGCCCAAGGGCCCCGAGGCTGAGAGTGCTGTGGGCAGCCCCGTGAGtgccagcctggccctgccagCGCTGGGGAAGCTGCTGATGCTGAGCATGGCTTGGGGTGCTGCCTGGCCCCAGGGAGTCcagggggagggggctggggtgCAGGGTCCTCCTGCGGTCACTTGCCCGCTCCTGTGACAAGGCAAGGTGCTCCCTAGCCCAGAAGAGTCTCCAGCTCCTGTCCCCACAGGTGGTGGGGCCCAGCGGGGGCttggcacagcctggctggggcctctgccccagtgctggGCTCAGCTCATCCTTCTCGCAGGTggacctgcagctgcaggggctctcacgctccatctcctcctcatcctcactcAGTGGTACGTCTGTGCCCCTGTGCAGGCCCTTCCTGTCTCCCCCAGGCCCCATGCAGGGCAGGTGATGGCCTCAGCCAAGCCCAGAGGGTCTCAAAGGACATGTCCTGCCCTGGCTGAGCCTGGCTGTCACCCCTATGCCACAGACCTGAGCTGCACCAGTCCCAGCCTCCCTGTCCAGTCCCCTGTCCTGCCGTTGCTGAGCCGCTCCCCATCGGAGACCAACCTGGCCAGTCCTGTGGAGCCGCTGGCAGCCCCGGCACCCCTGGGGTCCCCCACAGGTACCAGCGCTGGCAGGATGGGCATGTTCATTGCACTGGGGCTGCCAGCTGCTCGCTGGCTTGAGGCTCCGGTGTGCCTGGACATGGGGTGTGAGACGGCCCTTGGGGGCTGCTCCTGATGCTTCCATCTCTGCAGGCTCAGCCCAGACCTGGCCTCTCGTCTCGATGACTCCCGCCTGGCTCACATCATCACCAGCACTCCCACTGACCCCCCCGAGGACCCCAGGGGGGCctgttcccccagccctgccccaagccctcctgtccccacagcctcTCCCCACATCCCCTGTCCCCTATGAGCCCAGCagtcccctgagcccccctgTGACCAGCACACCCTTGTCCCCCACTGCCCCCCTCTTGTCCCTGGCCAATGTCTTCTCCCTGGCAGTGATGACCGTGGCCCACACTGTCTCCTCCATTGCCAGCTCAGGCGGGCACCTCTACCCACCAATGCTGCCACGGCCACAGAGTCTTGTCCTGGGTGCCCCACGCTTTGTCTACCCTGACCCCACCAGCAGAGACAAGCCAGTCCCACCTGGCAGTGGGACCCTGGAGCCAGCGGGATCTGATGTCCCCACTGCCGGGGGGCCCATATCCTCCCTTCCCTCAACACCAGCCCCAGTGCACCCCACAAGCAGCGAGCCCATGGGGAGTCCTCTGCAGTTGCTGAGCACATCCACATCTGGGAGTCCAGAGGGCAGCACGGTGAGTGTGGGTGTGcaagggctgcccagggctgctcgAGGTGGAGCTCAGTGTCAGGAGGGCTGAGTGGTTGCTGCAGATGCtgccctgggatgggatggagccTCATGGCTTGTGGAGCCACTGGGATGCAGGGAGGGCTGAGTGGGCGGCAAATCCCAGGACACAGAAGCagcagggggaggagaggaCAGGAGGACTGGGGTGGGGCTGCTGATGGTGCTCAGGTGCCCACAGGTGCTGCCCGGTTCCCCCAAGCCCAGCCACTCTCTGATCATCTCAGAGGCACCAGCCCCCAGCGTGCCCAAGGCCCAGCTCTCGCCCATCAATGAAGGTAAGGTGGGGCAGGGCCAAGGCTGTGCCGtgcagctgtgcctgtgccagggcaccgCAATGCCCCGGCCAGCCCATGTGCCCTGAACCCCAccagctgcccctgtccccagcagaaACCAAGCCCCAGGTCCTGGGCCGGTTCCAGGTGATGCCAGCCAAGGACCTGGCTGTGACCTCTCCGGTGCTGGGCAGCAGTGACGGGGAGCAGCACAGCACGGAGCCCGCAGCGAGTGGCTCCCCGCCACCCGTGGTCCCTGACACAGGCCACAGCTCAAGCAGTGACTTGGATGTGGTGCTGGAGGCAGCGGAGCAGGACCCCAAGGCTGAGGAGGTGTCAGCTGAGGGGGGCACGGTGCCTGTGGCACCAGTGGGGAGCGACCGGGAGGGCCCTGGGGAAGAGAGCACAGAAAATGCTCCGCAGGCCATGCTGAGCCAGGTGTGGCTGAGCTACTCTCGCAGTTTGTCCTATGTGAGCAGCGATGACACTGAGAGTGAGGACGAGGAGatctgggaggagctgcagaaccTGCGACAGAAGTGAGCAGGGGGGTGGGCTGCACCTGGGAGGTGACAGGTCTTCCCACCCAGCCCGCGTGGGAGTTCGCTGTCCCTTCCCCGAGGCCCCGCTGCCAGCCCCTGTCTTCTCCCCAGGCACCTGGCTGaggtgcagctgctgcagagcgccCAGAAGAAGGAGATCGAGGAGCTGTACCTGCGGATGGGGAAGCAGCCACCGCCGGGCATTGTCTCGCCTGCTGCGATGCTGTCCAGCCGCCAGCGCCGCCTCTCCAAGGGCAGCTTTAACCCCTCCCGTCGCAACAGCCTGCAGCGCCTGGAGCTGGCGCAGCCCGCAGgtgccggccccgctccccactccctgcaGGGCCCCCGGGCTGGGCGGGGGCCGCAGGACGGGGACCCCCGGGCTGGGTGTCGCACAGTGCCCTCACTCGGGGCCGCTGTCCCTGCAGGCATCATGCGCCGTAACTCGCTGAGCGGCAGCAGCACCGGCTCGCAGGAGCAGCGGCTGAACAAGGGGGTGACCTTCGCCGACGACCTCGGCCGCATGGTAAGGGACAGCGCCCATCCCGCGGCCTTCTCGGCTGATCCCGCGGCGCTCCCGGCTCACGGCTGCTTCTCTCCCCAGTAGCTGGCTGGCCAAGACTGATTCCATGAACTACCTCATCCAAGTGCCTGCTTCCCCAGGGCGGGCGGAGCCCCTGCACCTCCAGGagggcagtgccagccctggagAACCTGGACTCCCCGCTCCCCTTGGCTGTGGCCTGCAGCAGGGCAGCCGTGGGCTTCGCAGGAGCGGGAGTGCTGGCCTTTTGCAGGCCTGTCCCACAGGTGTCTGCCCACTGTCCCCCAGCCCTTTGCTGGAAGACAGGTGCCAGGTGTCTCCACCCCTCGTGGATGGAAGGAGCTGAGCCCGCCCTGAGGAACCCCGGcttgtcccagccctgccgccAGCTCAGCCTTGCACCAGaccctgcccaccctgcagaGTGGCTTGAGTGCCCTGTGGCCCTGTctgctgcagcaccaggagcagcaggatccGGGAGCACTTTGTTATGAACTGGTGTTCGGAAAGTGTTTTCATAAACATGGATTGAATACAAACtgcgtctgtgtgtgtctctgtcgGGCAGGACCCGTGGCTGCATGCCTCACTGCGTGATCATAGagagcaaaacagaaaatccCCACTCAGCAGCCCCTGAGCGGGGCAAGATCCTGAGCTGGGCTCAACCCAAGACATGCTTGACAACGGGCACTGACTCGGTCTCCAGTGAGAGGATTTATTGTGGGGAGTGGCGGGAGccgggtgtccctgtccctcccatgggcacggccccggcaCAGGCCCCAGGGCGGGGTGTGCCCGCGGAGGGGCCCTGCCTGCGGGGAGCCCCCGGGGCCTTCTCTGGCCGACGAAGAGCAGGGGGCAAGCCCGAACCCCTCAGGCGCGGCTGCCCCGTGCTAGAAGCCCATCCTGCCAGGCGAGGGCGGCAGCTCAGTcacgggccgggccgggccgggcgctcCCCGCTCAGCTTGCGGTGCCCTCGGCTCGGGCCCGGGCCCGCGCCCGCGCCGCCTCcgcctcctgctccagctcgtCCAGGAACCGCTCCTGCGACACCGAATAGAAGGTGTAACCGTCTGCGGGGGGAATTAAGGAAAAGCAGCGGGCGcggccccggagccccccgaccccaccctgccccggccccggaGGATACAGATGCCAAACGTCACCGCGCCGATGCCGAGCGCCAGTAGCACGTTGCGGCTGCGGAGCCGGCGCTGCAGGGCGCGCTGGCGCTGGGCGTGCTCCACCTGCGCCATGAGGCGGCGCTGCTCGGGGCTGAGCCCCGGCTCCCGGGCCGGGTCGATGCGCCGCGCGAACGGCGCCGTCTCCCCGGACTCCCCGGGCGCCGCCATCTTCCCCCGTGTTCTTCGTGCGCCGGCGTGACGCCACATCCGGCGGGGGCGCTGGCCAATCGGAGGGCCCGAGCGGCGCGCGCCGTCGAGTGGTTGGCTGAGGCCCAGCGCGTGCCGGTCGCGGCATCGGCGCCTGCTGATTGGCGGAGCGGGGTCACGTGACGGGAACGGCGCTGAGGCGCTGCAGCGGCGGGAGCCGCGTCCGgcctggagcggggccgggagcggggccgggagcggggccgggagcggggcctgCACCGGGGCCTGCACCGGGGCCTGCCCGAGCCCCCGCCCGAGCGCCCGCCCCTTCCCCGCCACCTGCCACCGAGgggctgtcccctcccagtgccgtCTTCAAGCGgccgggaggagctgcaggagctctgtCCCGGTCTGTCCCTGTGGGGCTGGTGAAATCATTGTCCTTACGGCTTCGGCCCTGACCGGCTAAATGGGGTCTCAGGTGCCATTGGAACCCCGGGGCCGTGACTCAGGCCCCATGTTCAGTGGGGTTGCTCCTGAAATTATCGAGGACACACTGATCCACTTGGCCACGGAGAACGAGCAGTACTTGAGTGAGCTGCCGGAGCAGGCTGGGTACTTCAAAGAGACACGGATCGTGGGTGAGGCTTAGctacagcagctcctggggcaggTGACAGCTGTACAGTGAGCTTCAGGAGACTGAAATGAGTGACTGCTGTGCTTTTTGTAGAATTTATATTCCTTCTGTCTGAAAAATGGCACTTGGACCAATCGACACGGTACCACGCAGTGGAGTTACTTGAAAGGTAATAAGAGTCCTGAACAGCATTTCCCATTCTCTGATATGGTTATAGTGCCCATGCCCTGTCCCAGTCTGTCCCCCTCACACAAACCACACATGACTAATGTGTGTGCTGAGGGCTTTGCCTCTTCATTCGTTTAATCCAAATGATAAATTCTGTGTACAGTCTTAAGCATCAGTGGAAttgcctttcttcctttttctcagcCGACAGAACCATTCTCTGAGCAATTGTGGGTTTTGCAGGTTCATGATCAAGCAGGTAGAGCAGATGTGTGATAACAGCAGGAACGCTAAAGGTCGTGACcaggggcagaggagcagctggagctctgtGAGGGAGCAGATAGCCAACACCTTTGTGCTGCGGCTCGTGTCGTGTGTTCAGCTCGCGAGCAAGCTCTCCCTGCACTACAGCGTAAGCCAGCTCAGCCTGCCCTTGCTTTAGCAGTGTGCTTAAACCTGCAGTGTATTAACATCTCTTAAAAATAGATTTCCCATTTGAAAGACAGTAGTGATAATGAAATGCCAAGGACATGACATTCCCTTTAGGGCAGGCGAATTGCTACTCATCCAGTAACAATTTGCTCTGTTCCCAGtgctgggggggaaaaagtgcAGGAAAATCTTGGCCTGTGGTTGTCAAAAATCTTGTGTCTACAGGGGTTCACACCTGCCTGGGGATGGTTTATTGAGTGGAGGAAACCTGTGGGGAAGGTCAGAGCTGGATTTCTCATGCCAGCTCAAAGGACAGGCGGgtgagctgcaggaggagagaggTGACAGGACACTTCACTCCTACCAAGTGCCTTATTGCCTGGAAGacattttgtgtctttttttttcagagagtgACCAGTGACACAGCTTTAAAATTTCTGCAATCCTTAAAATACTCCTACACTAAACAGGAGTTGCTGGAGTCGGAGCTTGCTGTTTTAAACACTCTGCACTTCCACATCAATGTGTCAACTCCGTTGGCCTACGTGGAATTGCTTCTGGAGGTTCTAGGTGAGAGTATCAGTCAGAGAGAACGGGAAGGAAGTTTTTTAGTAGGGTCATAGAGCTGCTGCCAATCTGAACCAAAATGTCTCGTATTACAGATTTTTTGCACATGGAACTGTTCAGATTGTCCGGGGCTTCACTTTTTAGATAAGAACTTTGTCCTTTGTAGAATGTGATGAATTTTGTTGGACAGCCAGTCATGACTCATTCAGTAAAAGATTAAGAGTTTAAAGGCTGTGAACCTCGTGCCAGGCCACATTTCCTACAATCACTCACCATTTTCTTGGCTCTGGTCTGACAGCCTGAATTTCAGAGTGAAATTATATTGAGGCTCAGGGATCCTGTGGCATTCAGAGACAGGGCAGTTGTCCTCAGaactctctgtctctccatAATGGTACCTGACACTCCTGATTGAATTTAGTGACCCAAAATGTGGGACTGATGGTGTGATCTCTGCCAGGATACAACGGCTGCTTGCTTCCTGCAAAACCCTTACACCAGCTGTGTGTACAGCTACTGGACTTCTGCTACCTGACCAGAGAGACCATCTATGACACTTTGCTGAAGATTGCCATCGAAAACTCCACACCAAGCAAACTGCAGATGTAAGGGTCTTACCTGACAATGACTTAAAATAACCCTTTGGAATTAAAACCCTTTAAAAAAGCTAATAAATAGTAGCATAACTCTCATTATGCCATTTTGGggtatgttaaaaaaaaaaaactaatttGGGGGACATTCATCATTGTTTATGAATACACCAGTTCAAAGCAACATGCTTCTCCACAGCTGCTTCATGGGCAAGGAAAGTGTTAAAAGTCCAGCCTTGCACTGTCAGTTCCAGCTACTGGTGTTGGGCTTTGGTTGGCCTGAATAAGCCAACATATCCTGGGCATTGgcaactgcagcagcagaactgtGAAGCAGCATTTTACACCTGAACAcacttttccttctgcagagccAAGTTTTTAACAGTGAAGGAAGATTTCATGCTCTTGGCTGTTGGAGTCATCAGTACAGGTGTGTTCATCCTGAGCCCTGACCACTGGGAGCAGGTACAGTCGCTGCTGAACACGTTGGCTCTACGGGGACACAATGCCAAGGTGGTTTATCTGTTTCAGCACAGCAAGGAAACGGGTGGGGCTGCACTGGGAGTGGCATGAGGGAGGGAACACCTCTGTCTTTTTAGCAGGAATCGTGTGGGCCTCTGTCAGAGCTGAGGGCATGGGGCAGTTCTGTGTGCAGCATGTGCTGGCACTGGTGAGTATCCTCACCTTCAGTGCTTCACAGCcagaacaaaaccccacaggCAATGTTTCACTGGCAGGTAGAGAAGCAATCTCATGGGACAACTCCctgtgaaatgtgcccatgGAGCAGTTACTCTTTGTTAGTCTGTAAACTCGTGGTGTTTAGGTGCTgttatctttcctttttttcaggtTGTGGAGCATTTAAACTGTATCACTGGCATTACTCCACAAAGCATTCTGGAGTTCTCCTACGCTGTGGTGAGGCGCATAGTTGGCAGCACCACACCCGAGCAGCACCACAGGAACTGTGGAGCCAAATCTCCCAAGAACAGAGTTCTGCCTCAGAAATAGAACCAGCCTGTCCATCCGGTCActggtgcagcagcaggaactgtCACACTGCTGACAAGTCTCTCCTCTGTGACAGCCCGTCAGTCACGTGTTAATTAGCAAAGCTCATCCTGCTGGGCATCTCACTCATGCTCTGAAGGGAGGCACAACAGCACCACAGCGTTTAGAAATGCCCCACAAGATTTATTGTAAGAGCTGCATCTTCTAAGTTGTGAATCTAAGCTCCCTTTGACCACAGAGACCCCTCAGAGGAGTTGTTTGAAAGGTGCTGCCATGCCTGGGGCTCAGCTGGGACCGGGATCGCTGGGAGCAGCTCTCACACCCGCATTACAAACGGGGCTATGCTGTCTCCTCTCGCTGCTTTTATACAATCCCTGTCTCACCTGTGATTGTTCCCTCTCTGCCAGCACTTGGAGCCTGTTTGCTCTTGCCCTACcacagccagcagtgcccaggctgCGTGTCCCTGTGAGTGCCAGGGGTTTGTGCTGGGCAAGGCACTGCTGGCTGAAAACACCTGGAGTATGGAATAGCTTTATTGTTTCCTCAGTGCAGCCCTGTgcaggaacaggctgcaggagagATTACAGTGTTAAAATGGTATCAAACCTTGTGCAAGTTCAGTAGCACAAAGAAGTGCTGATATGACTTagaaaatactttatttcaAACTGTAGTTACTCTTCAATGACCAGGCAGAGTTCTGGGAGTTTTTCCACATTATTCCCCGTTTGTAATGTTCTGCTTTTCCAACCTTGCATTAGCTGTAACAGAGTAGCATCAAACTCACAGTGTTCTGAAGTTTGACAATGATTTACGTGCATGGCCATAAACCCAAAAATACCAGTTCAGAATCCATTTAATAGCTGAGTTTTATTCTGTTCAGCTCAATGATACAACTTTGCATATTGCTTTTCTATAAACTACTTGTAATAATGGTATTTTAAATAAAGTGTCTTGTGGATTTTTGGTATTGTAAACATTTTGTACTGGTTAATATTAAGTGACATATTAATTTGTCTTTCTCCAACACAATGCAGAcactccacagctgccaggccaAGTTCTGACCTCAGTTATTTGTTATAGAATTGGGATGAGACCCAGGCGAGGCCCCATTTCAGGTTAGTTAACATGAATTTTAGTGCTTTTGTCCATTGCTCTTCAGAGTTAAACTGCGTTTTAATTGAGTAAGAGCCACCACTGCCACCTGTGTCTTCAATCTTTCCTTTCTCCACGTCCATCCTGTATCACACACAAGGTTTAATTAGTGCATTCCTACTGCAAACATTTAATCTCACTATGACATCAAGCACTATATTTTAAATCTGACATTCATGCTATCCTGTCAGaatactttgtttttaaagggaATTGAGCAGGCTTCAGGACTTCCCCAAGGGAGCTGGCTTTAAACTTCAATGAAACCAGCAAACACACATCACATGAGCAAACATCACATCATCCTGAAAGCCAGGACTGGAACAGCAAGCAGTGCTAGGGGGAGCATACTGGGGTTAATTTGACAGTTTTGTGGCAATACTCACCTGTAAGGCAAACAAAACCGAGTTTCACCTTTTTCCACTTCCTCTTTGAACTGTTGCACACAGTCCAGGAATGCCACCATGGCGTGATCAAACTTATTGTCCCAGAAGAACCTCAACCCTCCAGAGCAGTACAGGGGGAGCTCCTGGAAAAGAGGTTTGTATCAGGCACACCAAGCACTTGTTTTTGATATGGTCAGTGCAGCTTTTTAACCTCCCATGAAGCTTAAATTTGTCATGGGATGCTGAGAAATGGCTTGTGGCCCAGAGCAAGTGTGACAGGTTTTGTGCAAGTACCTGCCATGTGTGGGTACATGTTCCTGACTTCCACCAATCCCCAATCAGGCCATCTACCTGCCAATCACCCCAGAGCATGCCATCTGCCTCTGGCCATGTGTAGTGTGTCATTCAACAGTTCTGTCACTTTTATCACTGCTGGCTGGCAGCACCAGTGGCTCGATACAGGATTTGGAGTGAGATGTTACCATGTtggaggagctggggcagccagctctCCTGGACTCCACATTCATAGGGACCAAGTTTGTTTCCTGCATCCCCAGTGTGACCAGGGCTCTGGCACTCAAGCTCAATGTCCCAGGATTTGTATGGGATCTCTCACCTTGGATTTGTCCGTGAGGGACTCCAAATACGAGTGGTTGCCATAGGGGACAAGACGGTATCtgaaaaaaggagacagaattCAAAGGCACCCGAGTCTGCCTGTCCTCTGGGCTGTAAGGGAACTGTGTGTGGCAGTGCATGTACCTCTGAAACTTCAGGCCCATTTTGTTGGCCAGggcatgcagcagcagcacagtctgCCCCCAGGCAGCGTTGATCTCGTTCCACTCCACAGGAACGCTGGGGAGACGGCCAAGTCTGAAGTTATTTATTGTGCCAAACTGCCCGCTGTGCCTGTGATAAGAAGAATTATAAATaagtgtgctgggctgggaacagctcCTGGCCTGATAAACCAAACAGGGGCTGTGTCCCAacagcactgcacacacagtGCCAGCCGTGCACACGGAGGGTTTGGGCCTATTCTTAACAAGTGTCTAAATACCAAACACTTGTTCTCTTTTGGTtataaaaacacaacaaaaaccccaaccagcCCCCCTAAGCTACCTGCTCAGTGAACCCCAATGCCAGTGTCACTGCTGGCTGGCACAGGGGTTCCCAGTGCGTTACTGGGGCTGGCGAAAGAGCCGTTTCCCAGTCCCACAGCCTGGCACACCTTACTCAGCTGCCACTCCTGGGAGGTGGCATTCATTGCTTTGCTGGGAGGTAACTGTGAGCTGGCTTGCACCTTTCCTGTCAAATGCAGTGACTTAAACAGCCTCACACTGCAGATTCCAAGAAAATTGATGTGACATTCCAGTGTCTGCGTTACCAGATGTGAAAGGTTGCGTTGAACACGttggttttctttaatttatcCAACTGCATCTGGGCGTAACGCATTTGGTTGTCCACACTTTTCAGCTCAtcatccagctccagctgttgcCTCTTGAACTCACAGTATTCCTTCTGATACCTTTGAGCAAAAGCAAGACAAGAAGGGCTGACTGCTGGCTGCTACATCAGAGTGACAGCTCTGCAGGCCACTTTGGTCTGGCCACCTTTCCTTCTGCAGAGAACGAGCCACTGGCGTTTGGGCACATTTACAGGTTTCTCATGTTACAACCTCATTTATCAGTTGCCTCCAACCCCTGCCACAAGCTGCAGATGCAGTTCACTCACTgagcctcctcctgctccagccgcTCGGCCTCTGCCCTGACTCTCTCAAAGTCCTCAGCCACAATCTTGCGGTTCTTCTCAACATCCTCCAGCTCCTGaatcagctgctcctcctccagTGCCAGTTCTTTCAGTTCTGTCTGCAGCTTCTCTTTATCATCCTCATTCATCTGTTCCAGTATCTCCAGACATCTCCTAAAGGACGACAATAGGATTACCAAAACATGTACCCTGGTTAAGTCCTGCACTGCCAGTCCCCAGTTCTGTGGCAGCCCCTGCACCTCTTGTCAGCCCCAAGCTCTCTGCACTGATCATGCCTCAAGCTACAGCAGCTCTGTCTCGGGTCATCTCTGGATCACTCACTTGTAGTTCTGGCACTCATTCTCCGTGATGTTGAGCTGTGTGTCCAGCTGGTCCAGTAGAGTGTCTGTGCACTCCTCACACAGTGGGTGATCCACATCCGTCTGCCCAGACATGATGTCAAAGAGGTCGCCAGTGACCTGCAGGAAGAGCTCACATTAGTGCAAGTGAAACCACACTGCCTGCTGGTTTTCAGCAGCTTCAGTTTGCAGAAGTCTTCTTTTGCAGGTCAAATATTGATTCAAATAACCTGGCTTTACTGAACTACTCACCAAACAAACCCCTGGAAAGCAAATGCTACGGGAAACTTTGCAGTTTAGTTTTGCAGACCATCAAGAAAAACTGAAGCTCCATTCCCAAGCATCTGAGTTTAGCAGCTCACGACCCACTTGCCTTCAGTCTCCGGCTGAGGTTTTCCATCGTGCCACCATCCGACGCCTCTCCGATCAGCGTGAAACTGTTGGCGCTTTCCGTTGACATCATTCTTGGAAAGAACGTTACTGAGGTGAGTGTCAAGGTTCATGAGGAGGCAGCTCAAGTGCCACACCTGAATCTGGGGCTGGGTCAGGGAGAAGCGAGAGCAGGAGACTGGGGCAGCCCGTGTTTTAGGGGTTCTGTCGGGTTTGTGCTGACCCGCAGTTGAGGAGAAATGCCCCAAGAATGTGCAGTTCTGCGTTCAAACTGCCAAGGAGCCCGAGGGCCACGGGGATCCTGCAGGGGAAACTCTAAGGGGTCACAGGAGCTCTCCCGTGTGACCCCCCACCATGAGGGGGGGGGCAGGGCATTCTCAGGCGCTGTCACAACATCGGCTCAAGCTGCGCGGAGGGAGCGGCCAGGCTCCGAGCTAGGCCATACCTGGCTGGCGGGATGAACCTCCTGGACACGCCATCCTGCCGGTTCTCCGCGAAGGCTTCCTGGGGGCAAGGAAGCATCGTTACCGGCAGGCCCGGGGGAGCTACCGCCGCGCCCCCCCGCGCCCAGCCCCGCCATACCTCCGTCAGGGCGCTCTCCTCTTCGTGCAGGTCCCCGGGCCTGGCAGGGGCTGCGGTCACCAGCGGGGCTGTGGGAGAGAAGGCGTCAGCCGGGCCCAGGCCTGGGCCCTtaccccagccccggcccccccaccccgccgCGGCCCGGTACCGGTGAGCTCCTGGATGGTGAGGCGGTCAAGGACTTTGAAGGAGGTGTCGAGCTTGAGCGGCTGGCAGCAGCGCTGGCACACGA
Encoded proteins:
- the WNK4 gene encoding serine/threonine-protein kinase WNK4 isoform X3, whose product is MLAAEPAAAGAMSQPEAERADSGSEPQPEPEPGPGLTGRTPHRSRSRRPSGPDSRRASSRFSRRSSAELELLGYPAPDGVRGGSPPPPPSAVGLREPEETESEEVETRAVATSPDGRFLKFDIEIGRGSFKTVYKGLDTETTVEVAWCELQTRKLSKTERQRFSEEVEMLKGLQHPNIVRFYDSWKSTIKGQICIVLVTELMTSGTLKTYLKRFKEMKLKVLQRWSRQILKGLHFLHTRSPPIIHRDLKCDNIFITGPTGSVKIGDLGLATLKRASFAKSVIGTPEFMAPEMYEEKYDEAVDVYAFGMCMLEMATSEYPYSECQNAAQIYRKVTSGLKPSSFYKVKVPELKEIIEGCIRMDKNERYTIQDLLEHSFFQEDTGVHVELAEEDDGVKSGLKLWLRMDDTKKLHGKYKDNNAIEFLFELYKDVAEEVAQEMVVLGFVCEADYKLVAKAVRDRVVAIKRKREKLKRAQDAPSPAEPEQPPGVLRLLEELKSPLPPGAPTPALATPGSGDSVFSSTFPLEPEEPEADQHQHFTYRHTSYSSATSDCETDGYLSSSGFLDSPDLAPRSFVAVDPTSPRPTRPVRCFPTSIAVQLPTERLPPASGFSSSVDSYTSDVASGMSDGCEGLSASEQSSKLPPKRASGKLLRRRARSRLRITNISDKSDRVVECQLQTYNNKMVTFKFDLDGDNPEEIAAAMVHNEFILKSERDSFISRIRDIIHRVETLLRKDGRSSTELPKGPEAESAVGSPVDLQLQGLSRSISSSSSLSDLSCTSPSLPVQSPVLPLLSRSPSETNLASPVEPLAAPAPLGSPTGSAQTWPLVSMTPAWLTSSPALPLTPPRTPGGPVPPALPQALLSPQPLPTSPVPYEPSSPLSPPVTSTPLSPTAPLLSLANVFSLAVMTVAHTVSSIASSGGHLYPPMLPRPQSLVLGAPRFVYPDPTSRDKPVPPGSGTLEPAGSDVPTAGGPISSLPSTPAPVHPTSSEPMGSPLQLLSTSTSGSPEGSTVLPGSPKPSHSLIISEAPAPSVPKAQLSPINEAETKPQVLGRFQVMPAKDLAVTSPVLGSSDGEQHSTEPAASGSPPPVVPDTGHSSSSDLDVVLEAAEQDPKAEEVSAEGGTVPVAPVGSDREGPGEESTENAPQAMLSQVWLSYSRSLSYVSSDDTESEDEEIWEELQNLRQKHLAEVQLLQSAQKKEIEELYLRMGKQPPPGIVSPAAMLSSRQRRLSKGSFNPSRRNSLQRLELAQPAGIMRRNSLSGSSTGSQEQRLNKGVTFADDLGRM